One Leucobacter muris DNA segment encodes these proteins:
- a CDS encoding LuxR C-terminal-related transcriptional regulator has protein sequence MPTDSPGQLRRERLLAKIDGGGRVVVVRAEGGAGKTALIARWVREQRGTAIAWVTLDEGIIDARSFWLRTFTALRAAAPDVFQHLSDGYMSGFIAPEDVPSLLASTLLRAEPQVALVLDDLHLTDDALQDQLVSLMRVATPLRIIATTRQRTRFETPLTSTAIGTTVIGSEELAFTDEELAQLAAALPYPASQNELAVLERMTRGHSLAVRLALSVMDGLSADGSRRPALDEIERGVAAVLTDFTPRFENTEEEALALAVSLCPEVDEALAKRLDDEDRGWCAITSFEERGLGRITMRRGRPVFLMHALISSALRHRALQELSPERITEVRRIAFDQLRELADPVETLALLVDGGMDSAIFPHFARYFSELSQFRPAEVIALLSPIPTERLKREGGVPITLSIALSESAIIPTQRIKQLLRIGLTELSRRGAAPGSVEGMFAALARFGGMRVSRNYDEASRAGEEFVRLVAGAHHSDGASWLYAGNLQLVITALLAHRIRRVIELAASMEGDPHPGRPYHTRSVLSFTLAYTGDLVGAEREIAMIGTSPWSGWEGSLYALDWHLACALTAANRDDHRGALRALQPVAKRLDEFEQWPMITWTRGVVRLVGGEAARGLEELEATRDALSSYPLSSGWAEELRALHADLLLATGDLLRARAVLGHRGEEPVTVLARARLALLSSQPEDAVALLGDLEPSALYPAHQAQHLLLSAAAHARLGNAGYAATLLEQALYALDRTNNRLPLSWVPAADLRVLRTLVPDGMWIEPVSTPFETETEAFEKLSKRESLVLVELASDASIEEIAASLHVSANTIKSQTRSIYRKLQVSCRADALLRARQVGLL, from the coding sequence GTGCCGACCGATTCACCCGGCCAGCTGCGGCGCGAGCGGCTGCTCGCGAAGATCGACGGCGGCGGGCGCGTCGTCGTGGTGCGAGCCGAGGGCGGCGCGGGCAAGACCGCCCTCATCGCCCGCTGGGTGCGCGAGCAGCGCGGTACCGCGATCGCCTGGGTGACCCTCGACGAGGGCATCATCGACGCCCGCAGCTTCTGGCTTCGCACCTTCACCGCGCTGCGCGCCGCCGCCCCCGACGTGTTCCAGCACCTCTCCGACGGCTACATGAGCGGCTTCATCGCCCCCGAGGACGTGCCCTCGCTGCTCGCCTCCACGCTGCTGCGCGCCGAGCCGCAAGTGGCGCTCGTGCTCGACGACCTGCACCTCACCGACGACGCGCTGCAGGATCAGCTGGTCTCGCTCATGCGCGTCGCCACCCCGCTGCGCATCATCGCCACCACTCGCCAGCGCACCCGGTTCGAGACGCCCCTCACCTCGACGGCCATCGGCACCACGGTCATCGGGTCGGAGGAGCTCGCATTCACCGACGAGGAGCTCGCCCAGCTCGCGGCCGCGCTCCCCTACCCCGCCAGCCAGAACGAGCTCGCGGTGCTCGAGCGCATGACCCGCGGGCACTCGCTCGCGGTGCGGCTCGCGCTCTCGGTGATGGACGGGCTCTCCGCCGACGGCTCCCGCCGCCCCGCACTCGACGAGATCGAGCGCGGCGTCGCAGCCGTGCTCACCGATTTCACCCCCCGCTTCGAGAACACCGAGGAGGAGGCGCTCGCACTCGCCGTCTCGCTGTGCCCCGAGGTCGACGAGGCCCTCGCGAAGCGCCTGGACGACGAGGATCGCGGCTGGTGCGCCATCACCTCGTTCGAGGAGCGCGGTCTCGGCCGCATCACGATGCGTCGCGGCCGCCCCGTGTTCCTCATGCACGCCCTCATCTCGTCGGCCCTGCGCCATCGAGCGCTGCAGGAGCTCAGCCCCGAACGCATCACCGAGGTGCGCCGCATCGCGTTCGACCAGTTGCGCGAGCTCGCCGACCCCGTCGAGACGCTCGCGCTGCTCGTCGACGGCGGCATGGACAGCGCGATCTTCCCCCACTTCGCGCGCTACTTCTCGGAGCTCAGCCAGTTCCGACCGGCGGAGGTGATCGCGCTGCTGAGCCCGATCCCGACCGAGCGGCTCAAGCGCGAAGGCGGGGTGCCCATCACGCTCTCGATCGCCCTCAGCGAGAGCGCGATCATCCCCACCCAGCGCATCAAGCAGCTGCTGCGGATCGGCTTGACCGAGCTGTCGCGGCGCGGTGCCGCCCCCGGCAGCGTCGAGGGCATGTTCGCCGCGCTCGCCAGGTTCGGCGGCATGCGGGTGAGCCGCAACTACGACGAGGCGTCGCGAGCGGGCGAGGAGTTCGTGCGCCTCGTCGCCGGCGCTCATCACTCCGACGGCGCGTCGTGGCTGTACGCCGGCAACCTGCAACTGGTGATCACGGCACTGCTCGCCCACCGCATCAGGCGCGTGATCGAGCTCGCCGCCAGCATGGAGGGCGACCCTCACCCCGGCAGGCCGTATCACACCCGCTCCGTGCTCTCCTTCACGCTCGCATACACCGGCGACCTGGTGGGCGCCGAACGCGAGATCGCGATGATCGGCACGTCGCCGTGGAGCGGCTGGGAGGGCTCGCTCTACGCCCTCGACTGGCACCTCGCCTGCGCGCTCACAGCCGCGAACCGCGACGACCACCGCGGGGCGCTGCGGGCGCTGCAGCCCGTCGCCAAGCGGCTCGATGAGTTCGAGCAGTGGCCCATGATCACCTGGACGCGGGGCGTCGTGCGCCTGGTCGGCGGCGAGGCGGCTCGCGGGCTCGAGGAGCTGGAGGCGACGCGCGACGCGCTGAGCTCGTACCCGTTGAGCTCGGGGTGGGCCGAGGAGCTGCGCGCACTGCACGCCGACCTGCTGCTGGCGACGGGGGATCTGCTGCGCGCCAGGGCGGTGCTGGGCCACCGGGGCGAGGAACCGGTGACCGTGCTCGCCCGGGCCCGGCTGGCGCTGCTCTCGTCTCAGCCCGAGGACGCGGTGGCGCTGCTCGGAGACCTCGAGCCCTCGGCGCTGTACCCGGCGCATCAGGCCCAGCACCTGCTGCTGAGCGCGGCCGCCCACGCGCGCCTCGGCAACGCGGGGTACGCCGCCACGCTGCTGGAACAGGCGCTCTACGCGCTCGACCGCACGAACAACCGGCTGCCCCTCTCGTGGGTGCCGGCCGCCGACCTGCGGGTGCTGCGCACGCTCGTGCCCGACGGCATGTGGATCGAGCCGGTGAGCACGCCGTTCGAGACCGAGACCGAGGCGTTCGAGAAGCTCTCGAAGCGCGAGTCGCTGGTGCTGGTCGAGCTCGCGAGCGACGCCTCGATCGAGGAGATCGCGGCGTCGCTGCACGTCTCGGCGAACACGATCAAGTCGCAGACGCGCAGCATCTACCGCAAGCTGCAGGTGTCGTGCCGCGCCGACGCGCTGCTGCGGGCGCGTCAGGTCGGTCTGCTCTAG
- a CDS encoding amidohydrolase, producing MLRITGRFVRTDLDCIGETAGPASAPEAMLVEHGRIVAVGSQDEVPAPAAARRIDLGEGWAIPGLIEPHGHPSEAAQLLGGDVIDIRPVTLESADAVWGAVKRALAAEPRPERVLANGWDPLLQRGLVPPSIVDLDAIAGDIPLVIVHNSLHSAYFNTAAAREAGVDRGTPDPAGASYGRDASGELTGVAYEAAAVMRIAGPVMAAVRQQLPQRMAEHLAEVRRRGITTVADLTWTGELGPLFDGLRDAGRLPVRVRGYEMSRPGARATRPLDNGDARVRQTGVKVWSDGSPWVGNIATSFPYLDTEATRGIGLEPGHIGRANYTTEQLIDIGSQYAGDGWQLACHSHGDVAVDSTLDAYEHLIREFALRDHRFRIEHCGLMTPAQFRRAADLGVTVSLFVDHITYWGDVLVDDLFGERGASWADAGAAFAAGHRATFHNDGTVTPYEPLRNMAVAETRTSRTGRRLDGGTAVTRLDALRAHTTNAAWQLRSEHEVGALAPGLRADFAVLDVDPRTAQPEALAEARVLASAVDGEIE from the coding sequence ATGCTCCGCATCACGGGGCGCTTCGTGCGCACCGACCTCGACTGCATCGGCGAAACCGCCGGTCCGGCCTCCGCGCCCGAGGCGATGCTCGTCGAGCACGGGCGCATCGTCGCCGTCGGCTCGCAAGACGAAGTGCCCGCACCCGCCGCCGCCCGCCGCATCGACCTCGGCGAGGGCTGGGCGATCCCGGGCCTCATCGAACCGCACGGCCACCCCTCCGAAGCCGCGCAGCTGCTGGGCGGCGACGTCATCGACATCCGTCCCGTCACACTCGAGAGCGCCGACGCCGTGTGGGGCGCGGTCAAGCGCGCGCTCGCGGCCGAACCCCGCCCCGAGCGCGTGCTCGCCAACGGCTGGGATCCCCTGCTGCAGCGCGGGCTCGTACCGCCCAGCATCGTAGACCTCGACGCGATCGCCGGCGACATCCCGCTCGTCATCGTGCACAACTCGCTGCACTCGGCGTACTTCAACACCGCCGCGGCCCGCGAGGCCGGCGTCGACCGCGGCACCCCCGACCCCGCGGGCGCCTCATACGGCCGCGACGCGTCGGGCGAGCTCACCGGCGTCGCCTACGAGGCCGCCGCGGTGATGCGGATCGCCGGCCCCGTCATGGCCGCCGTTCGACAGCAGCTGCCGCAGCGCATGGCCGAGCACCTCGCCGAGGTGCGCCGGCGCGGCATCACCACGGTCGCCGACCTCACCTGGACCGGAGAGCTCGGGCCGCTGTTCGACGGGCTGCGCGACGCCGGGCGCCTGCCCGTGCGCGTGCGCGGCTACGAGATGTCGCGCCCCGGGGCGCGGGCGACCAGGCCCCTCGACAACGGCGACGCCCGCGTGCGGCAGACCGGCGTCAAGGTGTGGAGCGACGGCTCGCCCTGGGTGGGCAACATCGCCACGTCGTTCCCGTACCTCGACACCGAGGCGACCCGCGGCATCGGCCTCGAGCCCGGCCACATCGGGCGCGCGAACTACACCACCGAGCAGCTCATCGACATCGGATCGCAGTACGCGGGCGACGGCTGGCAGCTCGCCTGCCACTCCCACGGCGACGTCGCCGTCGACAGCACCCTCGACGCCTACGAGCACCTGATCAGGGAATTCGCACTGCGCGACCACCGCTTCCGCATCGAGCACTGCGGACTCATGACCCCCGCCCAGTTCCGCCGCGCCGCCGACCTCGGCGTCACCGTGAGCCTCTTCGTCGACCACATCACCTACTGGGGCGACGTGCTCGTCGACGACCTCTTCGGCGAGCGGGGCGCGAGCTGGGCCGACGCGGGCGCGGCGTTCGCCGCCGGCCACCGCGCCACCTTCCACAACGACGGCACGGTGACGCCCTACGAGCCCCTGCGCAACATGGCCGTCGCCGAGACCCGCACCTCGCGCACCGGCAGGCGCCTCGACGGCGGTACGGCCGTCACCCGGCTCGACGCGCTGCGCGCCCACACCACGAACGCCGCCTGGCAGCTGCGCAGCGAGCACGAGGTCGGGGCGCTCGCGCCCGGCCTGCGCGCCGACTTCGCGGTGCTCGACGTCGACCCGCGCACGGCGCAGCCCGAGGCCCTCGCCGAGGCGCGCGTGCTCGCGAGCGCGGTCGACGGTGAGATCGAGTAG